In the genome of Pseudomonas fluorescens, the window CTTCATCGACCAGACCATCCCGCAGCTTGAACTGCTGGGCTGCACCTGCCCCGACCCGGACCTGAAGTGGAACGCCGAACGCGGCCACTACGACTTCGGCGACATCCAGTGGAACGAATTCTACGAAGTGCTCAAGGGCAACGGCCCGTGCAACCAGGAACGTGTCGCCACCCGCCGCAAGGCGATGGAAGACGGCGCTTGGGTTCGTGAAGCCGCCGTCGCCCACGCCCGCAAAAAACAAAACAAGAACGCCGCCTGATCCGGCCACCTGATGTGGAGTAACTGAAATGTCCGAGTGGACCCTCTTCGAAGTTTTCGTGCGCAGCAAGCACGGCCTCAACCACAAGCACGTCGGCAGCGTGCATGCCGCCGACACCACCATGGCCATCGAGAATGCGCGCGAGCTCTACACCCGTCGCAGCGAAGGCGTGAGCCTGTGGGTGGTGCCGTCGGCATTGATCACCGCTTCGTCTCCGGATGAAAAAGACCCGCTGTTCGATCCGTCGGACAACAAGGTCTACCGCCACGCCAGCTTCTACGAGCTGCCGGCCGAAGTCGGGCACATGTGAGGTCGACCATGGACAACAAGACTGATCTGATCGAATACCTGCTGCGTCTCGGCGACAGCGCCCTGATCCAGGGCCAGCGCCTGTGCCAATGGTGCGGCAAGGCCCCGGCGCTGGAAGAAGAACTGGCGCTGATGAACGTCGGCCTCGACCTGGTGGGCCAGGCGCGCAACTGGCTGGAATACGCCGCCGAACTGCTGGACGACGGCCGCGATGCCGATCACCTGGCGTTCCGTCGCGACGAGCGCGCTTATCGCAACCTGCTGCTGGTGGAACAACCCAACGGCGACTTCGCGGTGACCATGCTCAAGCAGTTCCTCTATGACGCCTGGCACCTGCCAATGCTGCAAGGGCTGAGCCAGTCCAGCGACGAACGCATCGCCGGGATCGCCGCCAAGGCGGTGAAGGAAGTGACCTACCACCTGCGCCGCTCCGGCGAGTGGATCGAGCGTATGGGTGACGGCACCGAGGAAAGCCACAAGCGCATGCTCGCGGCCATCCCCGAAGTCTGGCGCTTCACCGTGGAACTGATCGCCGCCGATGACAGCGAACAACAGCTGTGCGAAGTCGGCATCACCCCGGACATCGCCAGCGTAGCCGCCCAATGGCAGGCCAAGGTCGAGCAGATCTTCACCAGTGCCACCCTGCCCGCTCCTGCGACGCCGAACTACTTCTACCTGAATGCCCGCAAGGGTTTGCACACCGAACACCTGGGCATCCTGCTGGCCGAAATGCAGTTCCTGCCACGAGCGTACCCCGATGCAACCTGGTGAGCTGATCGCCAGCGACCTCGGCGCCCGGCCAGCTCAACCGACCGACCTGGCTGCCGCTTGGGCGATTCTGGCAGAGGTCATGGACCCGGAAGTGCCAGTGGTCAGCGTGGTCGACCTGGGCATTGTCCGCGACCTGGACTGGCAGGCCGGCCACCTTCACGTGGTGGTCACGCCGACCTACTCCGGTTGCCCTGCCACCGAAGTGATCGAGAGCGACATCCGTGAAGCCCTGGAACTCGCCGGATTCAA includes:
- the paaB gene encoding 1,2-phenylacetyl-CoA epoxidase subunit PaaB → MSEWTLFEVFVRSKHGLNHKHVGSVHAADTTMAIENARELYTRRSEGVSLWVVPSALITASSPDEKDPLFDPSDNKVYRHASFYELPAEVGHM
- the paaC gene encoding 1,2-phenylacetyl-CoA epoxidase subunit PaaC, producing the protein MDNKTDLIEYLLRLGDSALIQGQRLCQWCGKAPALEEELALMNVGLDLVGQARNWLEYAAELLDDGRDADHLAFRRDERAYRNLLLVEQPNGDFAVTMLKQFLYDAWHLPMLQGLSQSSDERIAGIAAKAVKEVTYHLRRSGEWIERMGDGTEESHKRMLAAIPEVWRFTVELIAADDSEQQLCEVGITPDIASVAAQWQAKVEQIFTSATLPAPATPNYFYLNARKGLHTEHLGILLAEMQFLPRAYPDATW